One window of Saprospiraceae bacterium genomic DNA carries:
- a CDS encoding cysteine desulfurase: protein MQSNRIYLDYAATTPILPEVVEYISEIAKTIFGNPSSTHAEGRIAKSFLEEHRKNISGHLKCNSSELFFTSCGTESNNLILKSSVTSLGVKRIISSPIEHSCNLQSFDWLAKQYNTKIDFLSVNEFGQIDITELESLLRQDSQKTLVSLIHVNNELGTMLNLEETGNLCRTYQALFHSDTVQGIGFFPYDFSKLPIDFASGSAHKFYAPKSCGFVYIKNQNMLEPLLHGGSQERSVRAGTENLIGIGAMSKALSYCYAHFEDRIHHLISIKEQLRTSLLKQFPQILFNTPLHASSPKILNVQFPFFEGIDLMTIKLDIEGLSVSGGSACNSGAEKASHVISKIRPDHTGRAIRFSFSHVTNSEEIERCVSKLQKVVH from the coding sequence ATGCAATCAAACCGAATATACCTTGATTATGCAGCAACTACCCCTATTTTACCTGAAGTTGTAGAATACATTTCAGAAATTGCGAAAACAATATTTGGCAATCCCTCATCAACTCATGCTGAAGGCAGAATTGCTAAAAGTTTTTTGGAGGAACATCGCAAAAATATTTCTGGCCACCTCAAATGCAATAGCTCTGAATTATTTTTTACAAGTTGTGGAACAGAATCCAATAATCTGATATTAAAATCTTCGGTTACTTCATTAGGTGTTAAAAGGATTATCAGCAGTCCAATCGAACATTCGTGTAATCTTCAAAGTTTTGACTGGTTGGCTAAACAGTATAATACAAAGATTGATTTCTTGTCAGTTAATGAATTTGGTCAAATTGATATAACCGAATTGGAGTCTTTATTACGCCAGGATTCACAAAAAACGCTGGTATCCTTGATCCATGTAAATAATGAACTTGGCACGATGTTAAATCTTGAAGAAACAGGAAACTTATGTAGAACATATCAAGCACTGTTTCACTCAGATACCGTACAAGGCATTGGTTTCTTTCCTTATGATTTTTCAAAACTGCCAATTGATTTTGCAAGTGGTTCCGCACATAAATTTTATGCACCAAAATCATGTGGTTTTGTATATATAAAAAATCAAAACATGCTAGAACCCTTATTGCATGGAGGTTCACAGGAACGATCTGTGCGTGCCGGCACAGAGAATCTAATTGGCATAGGTGCGATGTCTAAAGCGCTGTCCTACTGTTATGCACATTTTGAAGATCGAATTCACCATTTAATTAGTATAAAAGAACAACTCCGCACAAGTCTATTAAAACAGTTTCCGCAGATCTTATTCAACACCCCTTTGCATGCATCCTCTCCAAAAATATTGAATGTACAATTTCCATTTTTTGAAGGGATTGATTTGATGACAATAAAACTGGATATTGAAGGATTAAGTGTTTCCGGTGGCAGCGCATGTAATTCTGGTGCAGAAAAGGCAAGTCATGTGATCAGCAAGATTCGTCCGGATCACA